The Candidatus Wallbacteria bacterium genome includes the window ATTCTGTCTGTTGTCCATGATAAGCAGGCCAGGCGTCTCCTTGCAGATTTGAATAAATTATACTTGGACCTGGTTATTTATACAATGGAGACACTTGCAAAACTATTGAGGTCTGATTTTTCTCATAAGCTTCCGCGCCAGAGAAAGCTCCTCTTCCTTGCTGTTCACGAATCCGTCCAGCTTAGCGGAACGGATTTCGCTGAGAATGGATCCAATCTCCGGAGAGGATTTCAGACCCAGGCCGATCAGATCAGAGCCGGTAATTTTCAGCTTGATTCCTGTCAGATTAAGATAACGCCTGATATTTTCCCGATAAAATTTATTTTCATTCACCGCTTGTTGAAAAATCAGAATCTCCGTCCGTTCGGCTGATAAAATCTTGAAAAGTTCGCTGTTTTTAAAATTCCTGTTCTTGGAAAGATGCTTGAGAATGAAATGCTGCTCTTCCAGATAGCGCTCAAGATGCCCGGACAGGCTGTCAGACAGCTTGTAACACTTCAGAAAATCGATCGTTTTCTGGATAGAAAGACTTTCCGTCAGTACCAGGAGATTGATCTGAAATCGATTACAGCGTATACCAGTTTCCTTGATCAGGCCATCAACTCGTTTCAGAGCGGCAAGATTTCGTTCATCCACTGAAAGACCAAAGATCAGGCGTGAGAGCTTAAGTTCGTTGAAGCGGCTGAGCACGCGACTGAAATCTTCCTCCTGGCAGAGGCAGGCAAGCTCCTTCCCTATCCGCTCAGGGGTCAGCAGTTTGAATACGTTTTCAGACAGTGCTGTCTTCAACATCCGCAGAGTCATCTCTTCAATCGCAAATGAAAATCTGCTGGAAAAGCGCACCGCGCGCAGAATCCTGGTCGGATCTTCTACAAAGCTCATCCGGTGAAGAATCCGGATCAGCCCGTCCGCAATGTCCTGATAACCACCGTAATAATCGGCGAGATCTCCGAATCCGTTGTGATTTAACCGAATCGCCAGGGAATTGACGGTGAAATCCCGGCGGTAGAGATCGTTTTTCAAAGATGAGAGTTCAACATCAGGCAGTGCAGCGGGAGTTTCATAAAACTCGACTCTTGCGGAAGCAAAATCGATTCTAAGACCGCTGATTTTCAATGATACAGTGCCGAATTTAGGGAAAAAATGCAGTGAAGCTCCCCTGAAACAATTCTCAATCTGCTTCCCGAATTTAATGGCGTCTCCTTCTATCACAATATCGATATCCTGACTTGAACGGGACATGATCAAATCGCGGACAATGCCGCCGACTAAGAAACATCCGACTCGTTCCTGATCAGCCAGTCTGCCAATTTCATGTAATGTTTTAAGCGCTGAAGCAGGTAAATTCTCCAGAACCCGGGAAACATTTCTGGTGGATTCTCTGGGCTCTAAAAAAGTGGTGTGATAATCCGAGGCGAATGTGCCGTTATAAAGACTGTTGAACAAATCGCCGCGAGTAACAATGCCCAGCAGCCGATTTTCCCGGTCTACAATCGGTATCCTGGAGATCTGACGCTGCATCATTACCATTTCCAGCACTTCCAGCGGGGTCTCCGGATTCATGGAAATTGCATGCTGGGTCATGTAGGCCCGCACCGGGGCGTGGGAAAAATCGTGCAGGATCGCCTTGGCCATATCCTGCCGGCTGATGATACCTGTGAGTTTGCCGTTTCCATCAACGACAGGCAGACCGCCAAACCCATAACGCAGCAGAATCTTGTGGGCATCACCGATCGTTATATCCATATCCACAGATTTTACTGGACTCTGCATGATTTCCGAAGCCTGGCGGCCCGGACGGATGGTTTTTTCAAGACTTTTAAGCAGATTCAGGCGGACTGAGCTCCAGTCGGTTTCTTCAATGGTGGCGGAAGCAGCATGTTTGTGCCCTCCCCCACCTAGCGTAGCAAGTATTTCACCCACCTGGACGCGGTCATTGCGGCTTCTCGCGATCAGATAGGATTTTTTGGGCAGTGTAAGCAGGCAGAACAGCACACGGG containing:
- a CDS encoding CBS domain-containing protein; this translates as LKERNITCSILEYTLFMIGIHEDTGSCVNTGTTWRDAQAVAELLKSGANLLMAQQFLESRISPEQEGLYQKLLSSKERWEIKGNIIHFYRAVTGSYVEDADVVVQRLRENDGARVLFCLLTLPKKSYLIARSRNDRVQVGEILATLGGGGHKHAASATIEETDWSSVRLNLLKSLEKTIRPGRQASEIMQSPVKSVDMDITIGDAHKILLRYGFGGLPVVDGNGKLTGIISRQDMAKAILHDFSHAPVRAYMTQHAISMNPETPLEVLEMVMMQRQISRIPIVDRENRLLGIVTRGDLFNSLYNGTFASDYHTTFLEPRESTRNVSRVLENLPASALKTLHEIGRLADQERVGCFLVGGIVRDLIMSRSSQDIDIVIEGDAIKFGKQIENCFRGASLHFFPKFGTVSLKISGLRIDFASARVEFYETPAALPDVELSSLKNDLYRRDFTVNSLAIRLNHNGFGDLADYYGGYQDIADGLIRILHRMSFVEDPTRILRAVRFSSRFSFAIEEMTLRMLKTALSENVFKLLTPERIGKELACLCQEEDFSRVLSRFNELKLSRLIFGLSVDERNLAALKRVDGLIKETGIRCNRFQINLLVLTESLSIQKTIDFLKCYKLSDSLSGHLERYLEEQHFILKHLSKNRNFKNSELFKILSAERTEILIFQQAVNENKFYRENIRRYLNLTGIKLKITGSDLIGLGLKSSPEIGSILSEIRSAKLDGFVNSKEEELSLARKLMRKIRPQ